From the genome of Bradyrhizobium sp. ORS 278:
GCGGACCGGCGGACATTTCGCCGGCGCGACCATCCTGCACTGGCGCAAGGGCGTCGACGGCAAGGGCGCGCTGTTCACCGGTGATATCGCGATGGTCGCCATGGACCGCCGCCATGTCAGCTTCATGTATTCCTATCCGAACTACATCCCGCTCGGCTCCGCCGCGGTGCGCCGCATCGCCGATGTCGTCGCGCCGCTGGCGTTCGATCGCATCTACGGCGCGTGGTGGCAGAAGAACATCGCCGAGGATGCGAAGCGCGCATTCGACCGCTCCGTGACGCGCTATCTCGCCGCCATCGCATAAGCTCGACGGGCCGTTGCATGTCCTCCCGGTGGTAACGCTGTCGCTGAGCCGCGCGCAGCGTCGAGTCCGGCTCTTGACCCTCATGGTAAGGAGCGTCGCCCTTGCGACGCGTCTCTTCAAATGCGATAGCCCTCGCCCACTGGCGCCGTGTCCTTCGCGACGCTTGACTGCGCCAAGCTCCTCAAAGGTGAGGATTGGGAGCGGTCCGATGTGCCGGGAACACTCTCACTGCTCGCACTGATCCCTGAGCATGCCGACCACGTTATCCCGCTGAAGGCGACCTAGCCGTCGCCCGGGAGACATCGTGCAGGAGACATCGTCATGCAACGCATCGCGCCAGGGCCGGGACAGGAATCAGTCTGGGACTATCCGCGGCCGCCACGGCTGGAGCGCTGCGTGGCGCGCCTGCACGTGATGTTCGCTGGTGTCACGATCGCCGACACCGACGCGGGCTTTCGCGTCCTGGAGACCAGCCATCCCCCGGTCTACTACATCCCTCAGCGGCATATTGCGATGCAATGGCTGCGGCCCGCCGCGGGCCGCTCGTTCTGCGAGTTCAAGGGTTTTGCCAGCTACTGGACGATCGAGGTCGAGGGCCGCGTCGCCGAGCAGGCCGCCTGGAGCTATCAGCAGCCAACGCCGCCGTTTGCGCCGATCGCCGGGCATCTCGCCTTCTACGCTTCGCGCGTCGATGCCTGCTTCGTCGGCGACGAGCGTGTTGCGGCGCAAGAGGGCGATTTCTACGGCGGCTGGATCACCTCGCGCGTGGTCGGACCGTTCAAGGGCGCACCAGGGACACGGTACTGGTAGACGGCGAGATCGGATGAACCGCGGCGACGGATTGATCGTATAGTACAGTGTGGTCGGCGGTCCATTTTGCACCGCGATCACGGGCGGGACTGGCGAAATGTCCAGATGTCCCGTCCGACCTCCCTGTCCGCGACGTCCGAGGGCACGCCATGCGACGGCTGATGAAGTTCCTGCATACGATGGGCGCAATCGGCATGATGGGCGCAATGGCCTGCCTTGTGGTCCTGCTCGGCCTCATCCCGCAGCCTTCGGTGTCCCTGGCGCATTACGCCGAAATGCGCGCGGCCATGGGCGCCATCGTGCGCTACGTGTTCTTCCCCTCGCTCGGTCTCACCTTGATCGCGGGTCTGCTCGCCATCGCCGTCAACCGCGCGCTGCACAGCGCCGGCTGGGCGCTCGCCAAGCTCGCCTCCGGCATTCTCGTGTTCGAATGGGGCTTTGCCGCCGTACAGGGTCCGATGCAGGAAGCCGCCGAAGAAGCGGCCCGGGCCGTCGCCGGCCAGATCGACCCGGCGACGCTCGCCCCCAATTTCGGCACCGAGCAGGGCGCCATCTGGGTCATGCTCGGCGTCGCCACGGTGAATGTCATCCTCGGCGTCTGGCGCCCGCGGTTTACCAACCTGCCGGATTGAACAGCCTCTGCACGCTCCGAACCGCGCCATCCGACCTTGATGTGATCCCGCGGCGCGGCCGTCGGCGCGCACCGGCACGAGCTGTTTGGAACTATCCCCCCGCGCAGCGAGCATTGTTAGTTCAACCACCAACATGAATTCTCGTTAAAGCGGCAACGTTTGCCGCGACGGCACGTTTGATGGACACCAGCAGCGCCGCTCTCCGCAAACTTCCGATCGAGGATCACGTCCATGAACGTCAGCGAATTCGTTTGGCATCGCCTGTCCGAATGGGGTCTCCACCGTGTCTATGGATATCCCGGCGACGGGGTCGGCGGGCTGGACGTTGCGCTCGACAAGGCAAAGGACGTGATGAGCTACGTCCAGGTGCGGCACGAGGAGATGGCCGCGTTCATGGCTTCCGCACATGCCAAGTTCACCGGCCAGGTCGGGCTCTGCTACGCCACCTCCGGGCCCGGCGCGATCCATCTCCTGAACGGGCTGTACGATGCGAAGATGGATCACGTCCCCGTGGTCGCTCTGGTCGGCCAGGCGGCGCGGGCCTCGATCGGCGCGAACTATCAGCAGGAGGTCGACCTCAAGACGCTGTTCAAGGATGTCGCGGAATATGTGGAACAGGCAAGCGTGCCGGAGCAGGTCCGCCATCTCGTCGACCGCGCGGTCCGCATCGCTCATACGCGACGAACGGTGACCTGCATCATCCTGCCGAAGGATCTGCAGGAGATGGACTATGAGGATCCGCCGCTCACCCACGGCACGACGCACACCGGCCTCGGCTATGCCGGGCCGGCGCAGGTTCCGGAGGATGCGCAGCTGCGCGCGGCCGCGGAGGTGCTGAACAGCGGCCGCAAGGTCGCGATGCTCATTGGCGCCGGCGCGCTCGACGCGACGGACGAGGTGATCGCCGTGGCCGAGCGGCTGCAGGCCGGTGTCGCGAAAGCGCTGCTCGGCAAGGCCGCGGTGCCCGACGATCTGCCGTTCGTCACCGGCTCGATCGGCCTGCTCGGCTCCAAGCCGAGCTGGGACATGATGAAGTCCTGCGACACCTTCCTGATGGTCGGCTCGGCGTTCCCCTATAGCGAGTTCCTGCCGAAGCCGGGCGATGCGCGCGGCGTGCAGATCGACAT
Proteins encoded in this window:
- a CDS encoding DUF427 domain-containing protein, translated to MQRIAPGPGQESVWDYPRPPRLERCVARLHVMFAGVTIADTDAGFRVLETSHPPVYYIPQRHIAMQWLRPAAGRSFCEFKGFASYWTIEVEGRVAEQAAWSYQQPTPPFAPIAGHLAFYASRVDACFVGDERVAAQEGDFYGGWITSRVVGPFKGAPGTRYW
- a CDS encoding thiamine pyrophosphate-requiring protein gives rise to the protein MNVSEFVWHRLSEWGLHRVYGYPGDGVGGLDVALDKAKDVMSYVQVRHEEMAAFMASAHAKFTGQVGLCYATSGPGAIHLLNGLYDAKMDHVPVVALVGQAARASIGANYQQEVDLKTLFKDVAEYVEQASVPEQVRHLVDRAVRIAHTRRTVTCIILPKDLQEMDYEDPPLTHGTTHTGLGYAGPAQVPEDAQLRAAAEVLNSGRKVAMLIGAGALDATDEVIAVAERLQAGVAKALLGKAAVPDDLPFVTGSIGLLGSKPSWDMMKSCDTFLMVGSAFPYSEFLPKPGDARGVQIDIDGTRLSLRYPMEVNLVGDSAATLRALLPLLEQKPKDGWRSGIEDGVRDWWSTLERRAMDSADPLNPQRVFWELSPRLPDNAIITADSGSAANWYARDLKIRRGMKASLSGGLASLGAGTPYALAAKMAYPERTVIACMGDGAMQMNGLNVMITIGKYWREWSNPRLIVLVLNNRDLNQVTWEERIQLGTGKTLSTQSIPDFSYHRYAELIGLKGIFVDDPEHVGAAWDEALAADRPVILEAYTDPNVPPLPPHITLKDAKNFISMIPSEPELGSVLKNSAKELVTSILPGKD